Proteins encoded together in one Microbacterium oxydans window:
- a CDS encoding phosphatase PAP2 family protein, whose translation MSGECPPPGDWSLPSNHATLAFGAAAVIALVVHRTWMTWSAIALAAVVALGRVAQGVHYVHDVALGAVLGVTVPVLAVLVVEVVRDARGRPTERRG comes from the coding sequence ATCTCGGGCGAGTGCCCGCCTCCGGGAGACTGGTCGCTCCCTTCGAACCATGCCACGCTCGCGTTCGGAGCCGCCGCCGTGATCGCTCTCGTCGTGCATCGCACATGGATGACGTGGTCGGCGATCGCCCTGGCGGCCGTGGTCGCCCTCGGTCGCGTCGCACAGGGCGTCCACTACGTCCACGACGTCGCCCTGGGCGCGGTGCTCGGGGTGACTGTGCCCGTGCTCGCAGTCCTCGTCGTCGAGGTCGTCCGCGATGCGCGCGGGCGCCCCACCGAACGACGGGGATGA
- the leuS gene encoding leucine--tRNA ligase has protein sequence MSAHAIQTKWQKYWAENGTFLTGGDDDTRPRKYVLGMFPYPSGDMHMGHAENYAYVDMVARFWRHRGHNVLNPIGWDSFGLPAENAAIKRGADPREWTYANIDQQKQSLKEFGTSYDWTRVLHTSDPEYYRWNQWLFLKLYERGLAYRKKSAVNWCPNDQTVLANEQVVDGRCERCGAEVIKKKLTQWYFRITDYADRLLDDLNQLEGFWPHKVLQMQRNWIGRSIGADVDFVIEGRAEPVTVFSTRPDTLHGATFFVVAPDSDLASELAADAPVEVRQRFQAYLEQVQKETDIARQSTDRPKTGVFLERYAINPVNGEKLPVWAADYVLADYGHGAVMAVPAHDQRDLDFARAFDLPVKVVVDTTAPVTGAMPVIEVDEEGVPIDTAAVLDEQSPASTGIALTGEGRMINSGALNGLSKRNAIARAIEQLEASGTGRAAKNYRLRDWLISRQRFWGTPIPMLHAEDGRIIPVPEDQLPVKLPSVEGLDLSPKGTSPLGAAERWVRTTDPETGDPVLRDTDTMDTFVDSSWYFLRFLSPNSDTVAFDPAQADRWAPVDSYIGGVEHAILHLLYARFITKVLFDIGLIDFTEPFTTLINQGMVLLDGSKMSKSKGNLVEFASSMIDPGADVVRVALAFAGPVEDDINWEDVSTAGAQKFLARVLRIARDVSSPVDVVFDGGDAALRRATHKLLSEAPALVEQTKFNVLVARLMELVNITRKTIDGPAGAADPAVREAAETIAVMLDLFAPHTAEEVWEILGHEPSVGLVAWRSADPALLIEDTITAVVQVGGKVRAQLEVPARIGESELEALARADERVIRSIGDREIVKVVVRAPKIVSFVVKG, from the coding sequence ATGTCGGCGCACGCCATCCAGACCAAATGGCAGAAGTATTGGGCGGAGAACGGGACGTTCCTCACGGGTGGCGATGACGACACTCGCCCCCGCAAGTACGTGCTCGGCATGTTCCCGTATCCGTCGGGCGACATGCACATGGGGCACGCGGAGAACTACGCCTACGTCGACATGGTCGCGCGCTTCTGGCGTCACCGCGGCCACAACGTGCTCAACCCCATCGGCTGGGACTCGTTCGGCCTGCCCGCCGAGAACGCGGCGATCAAGCGCGGTGCCGACCCCCGCGAGTGGACGTACGCCAACATCGACCAGCAGAAGCAGAGCCTGAAGGAGTTCGGCACCTCCTACGACTGGACGCGAGTCCTGCACACCTCCGACCCGGAGTACTACCGCTGGAACCAGTGGCTGTTCCTGAAGCTGTACGAGCGGGGTTTGGCCTACCGCAAGAAGAGCGCCGTCAACTGGTGCCCCAACGACCAGACCGTGCTCGCGAACGAGCAGGTCGTCGACGGTCGCTGCGAGCGCTGCGGCGCCGAGGTGATCAAGAAGAAGCTCACCCAGTGGTACTTCCGCATCACCGACTACGCGGACCGTCTGCTCGACGACCTGAACCAGCTCGAGGGCTTCTGGCCGCACAAGGTGCTGCAGATGCAGCGCAACTGGATCGGCCGTTCCATCGGCGCGGACGTCGACTTCGTGATCGAGGGGCGCGCCGAGCCGGTGACGGTCTTCTCGACGCGGCCCGACACCCTGCACGGTGCGACGTTCTTCGTGGTCGCGCCCGACTCCGACCTGGCCTCCGAGCTCGCGGCCGACGCTCCGGTCGAGGTGCGTCAGCGGTTCCAGGCGTACCTCGAGCAGGTGCAGAAGGAGACCGACATCGCGCGGCAGTCGACGGACCGCCCCAAGACCGGCGTCTTCCTGGAGCGCTATGCGATCAACCCGGTCAACGGCGAGAAGCTGCCCGTGTGGGCGGCCGACTACGTGCTGGCCGACTACGGGCACGGCGCTGTCATGGCCGTCCCCGCGCACGACCAGCGCGACCTGGACTTCGCTCGCGCGTTCGACCTGCCGGTCAAGGTCGTCGTCGACACGACGGCCCCCGTCACGGGTGCCATGCCGGTGATCGAGGTCGATGAGGAGGGCGTGCCGATCGACACCGCCGCCGTCCTCGACGAGCAGAGCCCGGCGTCGACGGGCATCGCCCTCACCGGCGAAGGTCGCATGATCAACTCCGGCGCGCTGAACGGTCTGTCCAAGCGCAACGCGATCGCCCGCGCGATCGAGCAGCTGGAGGCCTCCGGCACCGGGCGCGCGGCCAAGAACTACCGCCTGCGTGACTGGCTGATCTCCCGCCAGCGCTTCTGGGGCACCCCGATCCCGATGCTGCACGCCGAGGACGGCCGGATCATCCCGGTGCCCGAGGACCAGCTGCCGGTGAAGCTGCCCAGCGTCGAGGGCCTCGACCTGTCGCCGAAGGGCACGTCGCCCCTCGGCGCGGCGGAGCGCTGGGTGCGCACCACCGACCCCGAGACGGGCGACCCGGTGCTGCGCGACACCGACACCATGGACACGTTCGTGGACAGCTCCTGGTACTTCCTGCGGTTCCTGTCGCCGAACAGCGACACCGTGGCGTTCGACCCGGCTCAGGCAGACCGCTGGGCACCCGTCGACTCGTACATCGGCGGTGTCGAGCACGCGATCCTGCACCTGCTGTACGCGCGCTTCATCACGAAGGTGCTGTTCGACATCGGGCTGATCGATTTCACCGAGCCCTTCACGACCCTGATCAACCAGGGCATGGTGCTGCTCGACGGCTCGAAGATGTCCAAGAGCAAGGGCAACCTCGTCGAATTCGCCTCGAGCATGATCGACCCCGGTGCCGACGTGGTGCGTGTCGCCCTGGCGTTCGCCGGTCCGGTGGAGGACGACATCAACTGGGAGGACGTCTCGACGGCCGGCGCGCAGAAGTTCCTGGCGCGTGTCCTGCGCATCGCTCGCGATGTCTCGTCTCCGGTCGACGTGGTGTTCGACGGGGGAGACGCCGCGCTCCGTCGCGCGACGCACAAGCTGCTGTCCGAAGCTCCCGCACTCGTCGAGCAGACGAAGTTCAACGTGCTCGTGGCCCGTCTGATGGAGCTGGTGAACATCACCCGCAAGACCATCGACGGCCCTGCCGGTGCGGCGGATCCGGCCGTGCGCGAAGCGGCTGAGACGATCGCCGTGATGCTCGACCTCTTCGCTCCGCACACCGCCGAGGAGGTGTGGGAGATCCTCGGTCACGAGCCTTCCGTCGGTCTCGTCGCGTGGCGCTCCGCCGATCCGGCGCTGCTGATCGAGGACACGATCACCGCCGTCGTGCAGGTGGGCGGCAAGGTCCGTGCGCAGCTCGAGGTCCCGGCGCGCATCGGCGAGTCCGAGCTCGAGGCGCTGGCGCGTGCCGACGAACGCGTGATCCGGTCGATCGGCGACCGCGAGATCGTGAAGGTCGTCGTGCGCGCCCCGAAGATCGTCAGCTTCGTCGTCAAGGGCTGA
- a CDS encoding anthranilate synthase component I family protein gives MPEPLTARPLPAWVEPSSVFALLEARSVDVFWLDAGADATEGWSFVGTGERSTLPGDVRVDAAPADPALPPFSGGWVGWLDYEGGAAAAGAPVTEPEDAGGRWLSVTHLVAFDHAARQAWALGGRETELWAAEAATEAATESGAGEDSRPSTGADGSADGAPRTAEARHDPQEYAALIERCRDLIRAGIAYQLCLTTRFTVPGAHDPVAVYRRLRAATPAHHGGFIRIGDRTLLSASPEQFLHASGGVLRTRPIKGTRPRSADPVEDAALAAELAVDRKERAENVMIVDLMRNDLSRVSVPGTIRVDGLWVVESYPAVHQLVSTVSGVAAEGTTVGGLLAATFPAGSMTGAPKLSAMTRLHGLEGGPRGVYAGCFGYIGVDGSLDLAMVIRSILIDGERAIVGAGGGITWGSVAAAEVAEVATKARAPLAALGAEMPGLWRSDILN, from the coding sequence GTGCCTGAACCCCTGACCGCTCGACCGCTTCCCGCCTGGGTGGAGCCGTCGTCGGTGTTCGCGCTGCTCGAGGCCCGGTCGGTCGACGTGTTCTGGCTCGATGCCGGGGCGGATGCGACCGAGGGATGGAGCTTCGTGGGGACGGGGGAGCGCTCGACGCTGCCGGGAGACGTCCGGGTGGACGCCGCCCCCGCGGATCCGGCGCTGCCGCCCTTCTCCGGGGGATGGGTGGGCTGGCTCGACTATGAGGGCGGGGCCGCTGCGGCCGGTGCCCCGGTGACCGAGCCCGAGGATGCCGGGGGTCGCTGGCTGTCCGTCACGCACCTGGTGGCCTTCGACCATGCGGCGCGGCAGGCGTGGGCCCTCGGCGGCCGAGAGACGGAGCTCTGGGCGGCGGAAGCGGCGACGGAAGCGGCGACGGAGTCCGGTGCCGGGGAGGACAGCCGTCCGTCGACCGGGGCCGACGGGAGCGCGGACGGTGCACCCCGCACGGCCGAGGCCCGGCATGACCCCCAGGAGTACGCGGCGCTGATCGAGCGCTGCCGTGACCTCATCCGGGCGGGCATCGCTTACCAGCTGTGCCTGACCACACGCTTCACCGTGCCCGGCGCGCACGACCCCGTCGCCGTGTACCGGCGTCTGCGGGCCGCGACTCCGGCGCACCACGGCGGATTCATCCGGATCGGCGACCGCACACTGCTGAGTGCGAGTCCCGAGCAGTTCCTGCATGCCTCGGGGGGAGTCCTCCGGACCCGACCCATCAAGGGCACCAGACCCCGCAGCGCCGATCCGGTCGAAGACGCCGCGCTCGCCGCAGAGCTCGCGGTCGACCGCAAGGAGCGCGCGGAGAACGTGATGATCGTCGACCTGATGCGCAACGACCTCTCCCGTGTGAGCGTGCCCGGGACCATCCGCGTCGACGGCCTCTGGGTCGTGGAGAGCTATCCGGCCGTGCACCAGCTCGTCAGCACGGTGAGCGGTGTGGCCGCCGAGGGGACCACGGTCGGCGGTCTGCTCGCGGCGACGTTCCCCGCCGGGAGCATGACCGGCGCGCCGAAGCTCTCGGCCATGACGCGGCTGCACGGTCTGGAGGGCGGTCCGCGCGGCGTCTACGCCGGATGCTTCGGCTACATCGGCGTCGACGGGTCGCTCGACCTCGCCATGGTGATCCGCAGCATCCTCATCGACGGGGAGCGCGCGATCGTCGGTGCCGGGGGAGGGATCACCTGGGGATCGGTCGCCGCCGCCGAGGTGGCCGAGGTCGCGACCAAGGCGCGGGCACCGCTCGCCGCTCTCGGAGCGGAAATGCCTGGGCTCTGGCGTTCCGATATCCTGAACTGA
- a CDS encoding DedA family protein: MDDLLLWLLDTVQSIDPVTRTLVAGVAVMLETSILIGLIVPGDTIVIIASMGVATPWEGIAMGVAVVIGALIGESIGFWLGRWLGPHIRVSWLGRKIGEHNWVRAENYLARRGGIAIFLSRFLPVLHSLVPLTVGMSEYPYRRFLAWTAPACMLWAAAYVSVTSLAAGSFRELVDRVHYAGYIFVGVIALFLLLAYLGKKLLQRLEARHLEAPEAEADADVKD; the protein is encoded by the coding sequence GTGGACGACCTCCTGCTCTGGCTTCTCGACACCGTGCAGTCGATCGATCCGGTCACGCGCACGCTGGTCGCCGGCGTCGCGGTCATGCTGGAGACCAGCATCCTGATCGGCCTCATCGTCCCCGGCGACACGATCGTCATCATCGCCTCCATGGGTGTGGCCACCCCGTGGGAGGGCATCGCCATGGGGGTCGCCGTCGTGATCGGCGCGCTGATCGGCGAGAGCATCGGCTTCTGGCTCGGGCGCTGGCTCGGCCCCCACATCCGCGTCTCCTGGTTGGGCCGCAAGATCGGCGAGCACAACTGGGTCCGCGCCGAGAACTATCTCGCCCGCCGCGGAGGCATCGCGATCTTCCTGTCCCGGTTCCTCCCGGTGCTGCACTCTCTCGTCCCTCTCACCGTGGGCATGAGCGAGTACCCCTACCGTCGGTTCCTGGCCTGGACGGCCCCCGCCTGCATGCTCTGGGCCGCCGCCTACGTGAGCGTGACCTCCCTCGCTGCCGGCAGCTTCCGCGAGCTCGTGGACCGGGTGCACTACGCGGGGTACATCTTCGTCGGCGTGATCGCGCTGTTCCTGCTCCTGGCCTACCTCGGCAAGAAGCTGCTGCAGCGCCTCGAGGCCCGTCATCTGGAGGCTCCGGAGGCAGAGGCCGACGCCGACGTGAAAGACTGA
- a CDS encoding App1 family protein has protein sequence MASAPPAPRIHWFARLEHRLHVWREGRARRRGRVATILPFPGYGGPGWVRVVGRVLIVPPQRRTRDGEPASVRGWRSFVGIPVGFAAVSVHIGGTTHQVAADRGGVVDAMIRVELEPGWQTFTFSVEGQDPVEARVFVVAEGTTFGVVSDVDDTVMVTALPRPFIAFWNSFVLDEHARLPVPGMAVLLDQLLRQHPGAPMVYLSTGAWNVAPTLWRFLGRHLFPAGSMLLTDWGPTHERWFRSGREHKLTNLRRLATEFPDVKWLLIGDDGQHDESIYSQFMDEHPDSVAGVAIRRLLPAEAVLAGGRAGPEPHSEDTAPWVSAEDGAGLRDRLGEVGILH, from the coding sequence ATGGCTTCCGCACCCCCGGCGCCCCGGATCCACTGGTTCGCGCGACTCGAGCACCGCCTGCATGTCTGGCGTGAGGGTCGTGCGCGCCGTCGCGGCCGGGTCGCGACGATCCTCCCGTTCCCCGGATACGGCGGTCCGGGCTGGGTCAGAGTCGTCGGTCGTGTGCTGATCGTCCCCCCGCAGCGTCGTACGCGTGACGGCGAGCCGGCGAGCGTGCGCGGCTGGCGCAGCTTCGTCGGGATCCCGGTGGGATTCGCCGCCGTGAGCGTGCACATCGGAGGCACCACGCACCAGGTGGCCGCCGACCGGGGCGGCGTCGTCGACGCGATGATCCGCGTGGAGCTGGAGCCGGGCTGGCAGACGTTCACCTTCTCCGTCGAGGGGCAGGATCCCGTGGAGGCCCGGGTGTTCGTCGTGGCCGAGGGCACCACGTTCGGTGTCGTGTCCGACGTCGACGACACCGTCATGGTGACGGCACTCCCCCGCCCCTTCATCGCCTTCTGGAACTCGTTCGTGCTCGACGAGCATGCCCGACTCCCCGTGCCGGGGATGGCCGTGCTGCTGGACCAGCTGCTGCGACAGCACCCCGGGGCGCCGATGGTCTACCTGTCCACGGGGGCGTGGAATGTCGCGCCGACCCTCTGGCGGTTCCTCGGCCGTCACCTCTTCCCGGCCGGGTCCATGCTCCTCACGGACTGGGGCCCGACCCATGAGCGCTGGTTCCGCAGCGGGCGCGAGCACAAACTCACCAACCTGCGCCGGCTGGCCACCGAGTTCCCCGACGTGAAGTGGCTGCTGATCGGTGACGACGGCCAGCACGATGAGTCGATCTACAGCCAGTTCATGGACGAGCATCCCGATTCCGTCGCCGGCGTCGCGATCCGTCGTCTGCTCCCCGCCGAGGCCGTGCTCGCCGGAGGCCGCGCCGGCCCCGAGCCGCACTCCGAGGACACCGCGCCCTGGGTGAGCGCCGAAGACGGCGCGGGCCTGCGGGATCGGCTCGGCGAAGTCGGAATCCTCCACTGA
- a CDS encoding 3-methyladenine DNA glycosylase, which yields MALPRDEWLAREHAHQERADALTAAHRERAGRSEKHPVWDFLFTYYAYKPAQLRRWHPGAGIELQDAAERLSWRWYAAGTVEGSVVPDAAAFATEKAELAGLVERMLRRTASRPGQFGCFGLHEWAMVYRADEHRHAVPLRLGQAGTDAVVEGHELRCTHFDAFRFFTPDATPRNRTPLSRDDQPLFEQPGCLHAGMDLYKWAMKLGPLIPGELLLDTFELARDIRLLDMQAAPYDLSAWDVTPVPIETPEGKAEYVRRQRGFAERGSVLRAALLDAWLGESAREAA from the coding sequence ATGGCCCTCCCCCGCGATGAGTGGCTGGCGCGCGAGCATGCGCACCAGGAGCGCGCCGACGCACTGACCGCCGCGCATCGCGAGCGCGCCGGCCGTTCCGAGAAGCATCCGGTGTGGGACTTCCTGTTCACCTATTACGCGTACAAGCCCGCGCAGCTGCGGCGCTGGCACCCCGGCGCGGGCATCGAGCTGCAGGACGCCGCCGAGCGTCTCTCGTGGCGCTGGTACGCCGCCGGTACGGTGGAGGGCTCCGTCGTTCCGGACGCGGCCGCCTTCGCCACGGAGAAGGCGGAGCTCGCCGGCCTCGTGGAGCGGATGCTGCGCCGCACGGCGTCGCGTCCCGGACAGTTCGGCTGCTTCGGGCTGCACGAGTGGGCCATGGTCTACCGCGCCGACGAGCACCGGCACGCCGTCCCCCTGCGGCTCGGGCAGGCCGGCACCGATGCCGTGGTCGAGGGACACGAGCTGCGCTGCACCCACTTCGACGCGTTCCGGTTCTTCACCCCGGATGCCACTCCGCGCAACCGCACACCCCTGAGCCGCGACGATCAGCCGCTGTTCGAGCAGCCGGGCTGCCTGCACGCGGGGATGGACCTCTACAAGTGGGCGATGAAGCTCGGGCCGCTGATCCCCGGCGAGCTCCTCCTCGACACGTTCGAGCTCGCGCGCGACATCCGCCTGCTCGACATGCAGGCCGCGCCCTACGACCTCTCCGCGTGGGATGTCACGCCCGTGCCCATCGAGACTCCCGAGGGGAAGGCGGAGTATGTCCGCCGCCAGCGCGGTTTCGCCGAACGGGGCTCCGTCCTGCGCGCCGCCCTGCTGGACGCCTGGCTCGGCGAGAGCGCCCGCGAGGCGGCCTGA
- a CDS encoding glycoside hydrolase family 3 N-terminal domain-containing protein has translation MSRSRRWLVGGLAVAALSGLCVAPIASATPPSPGVSAAAASNPDTGIAARAAAMVQEMSVAERASTVVMGHVAGTDPAALRSYMASGLGGFILMGANIPGTEAELQSLTSALTVDPELPPLVAVDQEGGLVSRLSDDDHAASTSLKGLPVADTSAAFAARGALVARAGITVNFGTIADVTSDPGTFIYGRALGTDPKSAADRVAAATSAQEQFVASTLKHFPGHGAAPGDSHHAIPTTSMGLAEWRDTEAVPFAAGIDAGASLLMYGHLAYTAVDPLPASLSPKWHEIARDDLGFEGVAVTDDLGMLLSSGDPAYADPVANGVAAVAAGNDLVLMIAGSDAQTAGKMAAGIAAAVESGSLPAARLDEAATRVVTLRLQLSAATARWAVCADCEPAS, from the coding sequence ATGTCCCGGTCTCGCAGATGGCTCGTGGGCGGCCTGGCGGTCGCGGCGCTGAGCGGACTGTGCGTCGCACCGATCGCCTCCGCGACGCCCCCTTCCCCGGGAGTATCCGCCGCCGCGGCATCGAACCCCGACACGGGTATCGCGGCACGCGCGGCCGCGATGGTGCAGGAGATGTCCGTCGCGGAGCGGGCCTCGACGGTCGTGATGGGGCATGTGGCGGGGACGGACCCCGCAGCACTCCGGTCGTACATGGCGTCCGGACTCGGCGGGTTCATCCTCATGGGGGCCAACATCCCCGGCACCGAGGCCGAGCTGCAGAGCCTGACGTCCGCGTTGACCGTCGACCCCGAGCTGCCTCCGCTGGTGGCGGTCGATCAGGAAGGGGGCCTGGTCTCGCGATTGAGCGACGACGACCACGCGGCCTCCACGTCGCTGAAGGGTCTTCCGGTCGCGGACACCTCTGCCGCGTTCGCTGCGCGGGGAGCGCTGGTCGCCCGCGCGGGGATCACCGTGAACTTCGGCACGATCGCCGACGTCACCTCCGACCCCGGCACGTTCATCTACGGCCGCGCGTTGGGCACCGACCCGAAGAGCGCCGCCGACAGGGTCGCCGCCGCGACGTCGGCGCAGGAGCAGTTCGTGGCCTCGACCCTCAAGCACTTCCCCGGGCACGGCGCGGCGCCGGGCGACTCGCACCATGCCATCCCGACCACGTCGATGGGGCTCGCCGAGTGGCGTGACACCGAGGCCGTACCGTTCGCCGCGGGAATCGACGCCGGAGCCTCCCTGCTCATGTACGGGCACCTCGCCTACACCGCGGTCGACCCGCTGCCGGCGTCGCTCTCTCCGAAGTGGCACGAGATCGCCCGGGACGACCTCGGCTTCGAGGGCGTGGCGGTGACCGACGACCTCGGGATGCTGCTGTCCTCGGGAGATCCCGCCTACGCCGATCCGGTCGCGAACGGTGTGGCCGCGGTCGCCGCCGGGAACGACCTCGTGCTGATGATCGCGGGCTCCGACGCGCAGACCGCGGGGAAGATGGCGGCGGGCATCGCTGCAGCGGTCGAGTCGGGGAGCCTCCCTGCCGCTCGACTCGACGAGGCCGCGACCCGCGTCGTCACCCTGCGTCTGCAGCTCTCCGCCGCCACGGCGCGCTGGGCGGTCTGCGCCGATTGCGAGCCCGCGAGCTGA
- a CDS encoding NAD(P)H-binding protein — translation MSRIIVFGGHGRIALLLAPLLVARGDEVTAVIRNPAHTADVEAGGANALVADVEALNVEELAEIIGGHDAVVWSAGAGGGSPERTYAVDRDAAQRSMDAAERAGVRRYVMVSWLGSTADHGVPEDDSFFPYADAKWAADEHLRGTGLEGTILAPGTLTFDEPTSRIQTDPDGRGAVARADVAAVIAASLHEPCTIGRTIRFGNGDAASAVPIAEALAC, via the coding sequence ATGTCGCGCATCATCGTCTTCGGCGGCCACGGCCGCATCGCCCTTCTGCTCGCGCCGCTCCTCGTCGCCCGAGGGGACGAGGTCACCGCCGTCATCCGCAATCCCGCGCACACGGCCGATGTCGAGGCGGGCGGCGCGAACGCTCTGGTCGCTGACGTCGAGGCCCTGAACGTCGAGGAGCTCGCCGAGATCATCGGCGGTCACGACGCGGTCGTGTGGTCGGCCGGTGCGGGCGGCGGCTCTCCGGAGCGCACGTACGCGGTCGACCGCGATGCGGCGCAGCGGTCCATGGACGCGGCCGAGCGCGCCGGCGTGCGCCGCTACGTGATGGTGTCGTGGCTCGGATCGACCGCCGATCACGGCGTCCCCGAGGACGACTCCTTCTTCCCGTACGCCGATGCCAAGTGGGCGGCCGACGAGCACCTGCGCGGTACGGGCCTGGAGGGCACGATCCTCGCACCGGGGACGCTCACCTTCGACGAGCCGACCTCGCGGATCCAGACCGACCCCGACGGACGCGGCGCCGTCGCTCGTGCCGACGTCGCCGCGGTCATCGCCGCCTCCCTCCACGAGCCCTGCACGATCGGCCGGACGATCCGCTTCGGCAACGGCGATGCGGCCTCGGCGGTGCCGATCGCCGAGGCGCTCGCCTGCTGA
- a CDS encoding DUF2804 domain-containing protein, translating to MPTREGIPPDSRTTMPTPLIEREITAHVSLTTPDGAFNREALGWSRTPLHDTSGIPGRGHWGRNKRWEYWNVMAPSHIMSLTVSCVDYMALHEVWVLDRATGDGIGATVISPGGRSATLPASLGAGPARSRTRRITIDIDEALDGTRLRGTAPRVSFDLHAGRPARHDSLGVVVPWRQGEDIRRFQYTVKDVARPTTGTVTIDGVTHDVPAGSWAVLDHGRGRWPYRVRWNWAAASGVVDGRVIGLQLGAKWTDGSGATENALLVDGRLSKISEELVWDYDPARFMSPWHVHGTSADLTFTPFYDKRSRTNALVIANSTDQLFGVWTGWALDDTGTRVQVDGIEGFAEEVLNRW from the coding sequence ATGCCGACCCGAGAAGGCATCCCACCCGACAGCAGGACGACGATGCCCACACCGCTGATCGAGCGCGAGATCACCGCGCACGTGTCTCTCACCACGCCGGACGGGGCGTTCAACCGCGAGGCGCTGGGGTGGTCGCGCACACCGCTTCACGACACCTCGGGGATCCCGGGCCGCGGCCACTGGGGGCGCAACAAGCGGTGGGAGTACTGGAACGTGATGGCCCCGTCGCACATCATGTCCCTCACGGTCTCGTGCGTCGACTACATGGCGCTGCACGAAGTGTGGGTCCTCGACCGCGCGACCGGCGACGGCATCGGCGCGACGGTGATCTCCCCCGGAGGACGCAGCGCGACGCTGCCGGCGTCTCTCGGCGCGGGTCCCGCTCGATCACGCACCCGTCGGATCACCATCGACATCGACGAGGCCCTCGACGGGACCCGCTTGCGCGGCACCGCACCCCGCGTGTCCTTCGACCTGCACGCCGGCCGTCCCGCGAGACACGACTCCCTCGGCGTCGTCGTGCCGTGGCGGCAGGGCGAGGACATCCGTCGGTTCCAGTACACGGTGAAGGATGTGGCCCGTCCGACGACCGGAACCGTGACGATCGACGGCGTCACGCACGACGTGCCCGCGGGCAGCTGGGCGGTGCTCGACCACGGGCGCGGGCGCTGGCCGTACCGGGTGCGCTGGAACTGGGCCGCGGCGAGCGGTGTCGTCGACGGCCGCGTCATCGGGCTGCAGCTCGGTGCGAAGTGGACCGACGGCTCCGGCGCGACCGAGAACGCGCTCCTCGTCGACGGCCGTCTGTCGAAGATCAGCGAGGAGCTCGTGTGGGACTACGACCCCGCGCGCTTCATGAGCCCCTGGCACGTGCACGGGACGAGCGCCGACCTCACCTTCACGCCGTTCTACGACAAGCGCTCCCGCACGAATGCACTGGTGATCGCGAATTCGACCGATCAGCTGTTCGGCGTCTGGACGGGCTGGGCGCTCGACGACACCGGAACGCGGGTGCAGGTCGACGGCATCGAGGGATTCGCCGAAGAGGTGCTCAACCGCTGGTGA
- a CDS encoding NAD(P)-binding domain-containing protein — MSILDSLVIGAGQAGLSASFHLSRLGISHVVLDADEQPGGAWQHRWDALTMRDVHGVAELPGDTPPPRDGARANEAVPAYFARYEKKHALPVLRPVHVERVEDQDGLLVVRAREGEWTTRTVVNATGTWSHPFLPHFPGMETFVGEQLHTVDYPGPEHFIGKRVLVVGGGASAVQFLGALAPITDTLWVTRREPVWRNDDFTPEAGAAAVALVEQRVAAGLPPESVVSVTGLMLRPQEREAERLGAYAARRPLFERIEPDGVRWADGSFERVDVILWATGFRPAISHLAPLHLRSPAGGIQLDRNGRGTTAVADPRVQLVGYGPSASTIGANRAGRSAAKGVQRALQSAGASVTSG; from the coding sequence GTGAGCATCCTCGACAGTCTGGTGATCGGCGCAGGGCAGGCCGGCCTCTCGGCATCCTTCCACCTCTCGAGGCTGGGCATCTCGCACGTGGTCCTCGACGCCGACGAACAGCCCGGCGGCGCCTGGCAGCACCGGTGGGACGCGCTGACGATGCGCGACGTGCACGGAGTCGCGGAGCTGCCCGGCGACACCCCGCCGCCGCGCGACGGCGCCCGCGCCAACGAGGCCGTGCCCGCATACTTCGCCCGGTATGAGAAGAAGCACGCGCTCCCGGTGCTCCGCCCCGTGCACGTCGAGCGCGTGGAGGATCAGGACGGACTGCTCGTCGTGCGGGCCCGCGAGGGCGAGTGGACGACCCGCACTGTCGTGAACGCGACCGGCACCTGGTCGCATCCGTTCCTCCCGCACTTCCCCGGCATGGAGACGTTCGTCGGTGAGCAGCTGCACACCGTGGACTACCCGGGGCCGGAGCACTTCATCGGCAAGCGGGTCCTCGTGGTGGGCGGGGGAGCGTCCGCCGTGCAGTTCCTCGGTGCGCTGGCGCCGATCACCGACACGCTGTGGGTCACCCGCCGTGAACCGGTGTGGCGGAACGACGACTTCACCCCGGAGGCGGGGGCTGCGGCCGTCGCCCTCGTGGAGCAGCGCGTCGCCGCCGGGCTCCCTCCCGAGAGCGTGGTCAGCGTGACCGGGCTGATGCTCCGTCCGCAGGAGCGCGAAGCCGAGCGTCTCGGTGCCTACGCCGCCCGACGTCCCCTGTTCGAGCGGATCGAACCCGATGGGGTGCGCTGGGCGGACGGCAGCTTCGAGCGGGTCGACGTGATCCTGTGGGCCACCGGGTTCCGCCCGGCGATCAGTCACCTGGCTCCCCTGCACCTGCGCAGTCCGGCCGGAGGCATCCAGCTGGACCGGAACGGGCGCGGCACGACCGCGGTCGCCGATCCTCGTGTGCAGCTGGTCGGCTACGGGCCGTCCGCGAGCACGATCGGCGCGAACCGTGCCGGGCGCTCCGCGGCGAAGGGCGTGCAGCGTGCTCTGCAGTCGGCCGGTGCGAGCGTCACCAGCGGTTGA